The Lysobacter capsici genome has a segment encoding these proteins:
- a CDS encoding YbaB/EbfC family nucleoid-associated protein, with product MRGNIAQLMQQAQKMQENVQRAQEELAKIEVTGSAGAGMVTVTLTGRMECRKVRIDPSVISDAEMAEDLVAAAFNDAVNKINAESQTRMSAATAGMPMPPGMKLPF from the coding sequence ATGCGCGGCAACATCGCCCAACTCATGCAACAAGCGCAGAAAATGCAGGAAAACGTGCAGCGCGCCCAGGAAGAACTGGCCAAGATCGAAGTCACCGGCAGCGCCGGCGCCGGCATGGTCACCGTGACCCTGACCGGGCGCATGGAATGCCGCAAGGTGCGCATCGATCCGTCGGTGATCAGCGATGCGGAAATGGCCGAGGACCTGGTCGCCGCCGCGTTCAACGATGCGGTGAACAAGATCAACGCCGAATCGCAGACCCGGATGTCGGCCGCCACCGCCGGCATGCCGATGCCGCCGGGCATGAAGCTGCCGTTCTGA
- a CDS encoding DUF262 domain-containing protein: MARIENHKYSIEEAFRECFYIVPDYQREYVWTDKEVHQLLEDIGEQIDAGTTREYFIGTVLVSPTDQKNHYEVIDGQQRLTTFFLLLCALKHLFQGEPQRQMISGLISTSYVDSDGEVRTNLKLEPRYESAGEVMSKLVELDADPQAVRAGIQAAGIASFGSLENLVSAYSTLYRYLKDNYDDAPKLKKYWGYLANNVVFIQISTDVSSALKIFETINERGVGLNPMDLLKNLLFTQVKQGQFTQLKDEWKKITKPLEKEKEKPLRFLRYFLMANYVIKNERGDAVVREDEIYDWFIAKDNAALCDYAGKPFEFVRKVIRNVEHYLAFANGLGNDGKPSLAMDSLKRLAGGAFSLHFVLLLAAANFPKPLFDHFVAQLESFLFYYIFTKTPTKDLERSFSQWADELRAIAETSDPAKQKVQLNDFIAERFETNMASKAQELADALKRFTLYSMQQYRTRYLLARLTQHVEMAFSGLKSRGSLEPFTKLEIEHILPDNPKAELRAAWAAESPNAVYDDYKNRLGNLTLLEKPINIVAGNDFYTVKQVEYGKSGNYLTRSLVALTDVGQNTSISRINEKLAAFPAWDASSIEKRHEMLVTLARDVWKTIPIEV, from the coding sequence ATGGCACGCATCGAAAACCACAAGTACAGCATCGAAGAAGCATTCCGGGAATGCTTCTACATCGTCCCGGACTATCAGCGCGAGTACGTCTGGACGGACAAGGAAGTGCATCAGTTGCTGGAGGACATTGGGGAGCAGATCGATGCGGGCACGACGCGGGAATACTTCATCGGCACAGTGCTGGTGTCGCCGACCGACCAGAAGAACCATTACGAGGTGATCGACGGCCAGCAGCGTCTGACCACCTTCTTCCTGCTCCTGTGCGCGCTGAAGCATCTGTTCCAGGGCGAGCCGCAGCGGCAGATGATCTCCGGGTTGATCTCGACCAGTTACGTGGACAGCGACGGCGAGGTGCGCACCAACCTGAAGCTGGAGCCGCGTTACGAGAGTGCGGGTGAAGTAATGTCCAAGCTGGTGGAGCTGGACGCCGATCCTCAGGCGGTGCGCGCGGGCATTCAGGCGGCAGGCATCGCCAGCTTTGGCTCGCTGGAAAATCTGGTCAGCGCCTACAGCACGCTGTATCGCTACTTGAAGGACAACTACGACGACGCGCCAAAACTGAAGAAGTATTGGGGCTACTTGGCCAACAACGTAGTGTTCATCCAGATCTCCACCGACGTCAGCAGCGCGCTGAAGATCTTCGAGACCATCAACGAGCGCGGCGTTGGACTGAACCCGATGGACTTGCTGAAGAACCTGCTGTTCACGCAGGTCAAGCAGGGGCAGTTCACCCAGCTCAAGGACGAGTGGAAGAAGATCACCAAGCCGCTTGAGAAGGAGAAGGAAAAGCCGCTGCGCTTCTTGCGCTACTTCCTGATGGCCAATTACGTCATCAAGAACGAGCGCGGCGACGCGGTAGTGCGTGAGGACGAGATCTACGATTGGTTCATCGCCAAGGACAACGCGGCGCTGTGCGATTACGCAGGCAAGCCCTTCGAGTTCGTGCGCAAGGTTATCCGCAACGTCGAGCACTATCTGGCTTTCGCCAATGGCCTCGGCAACGATGGCAAGCCTAGTCTGGCGATGGACAGCCTCAAGCGGCTGGCAGGCGGTGCGTTCAGTTTGCACTTTGTCCTGCTGCTGGCGGCGGCGAATTTCCCCAAGCCGCTGTTCGACCATTTCGTGGCGCAGCTGGAGAGCTTCCTCTTCTACTACATCTTCACCAAGACACCGACCAAGGATCTAGAACGCAGCTTCTCTCAGTGGGCCGACGAGCTGCGCGCAATTGCCGAGACCAGCGATCCGGCGAAACAGAAGGTGCAGCTCAACGACTTCATTGCCGAGCGCTTCGAGACGAACATGGCGAGCAAAGCACAGGAGCTGGCCGACGCCCTCAAGCGTTTCACGCTGTATTCGATGCAGCAGTACCGCACGCGCTACCTGCTGGCACGGCTAACACAGCACGTCGAGATGGCGTTCAGCGGCCTGAAGTCGCGGGGCAGTCTGGAGCCTTTCACCAAGCTGGAAATCGAGCACATCCTCCCCGACAACCCGAAGGCGGAACTGCGCGCCGCGTGGGCGGCAGAAAGCCCGAACGCGGTCTACGATGACTACAAGAATCGACTCGGCAATCTGACCTTGCTGGAAAAACCGATCAACATTGTCGCGGGAAACGACTTCTACACTGTCAAGCAGGTCGAGTACGGCAAGAGCGGCAACTACCTAACCCGAAGCTTGGTGGCGCTGACCGACGTCGGACAGAACACGTCTATCTCTCGAATCAATGAAAAGCTGGCGGCGTTTCCTGCGTGGGATGCTTCATCCATCGAAAAGCGGCACGAGATGCTTGTGACGTTGGCTCGTGATGTTTGGAAAACTATACCTATCGAGGTCTGA
- a CDS encoding histidine triad nucleotide-binding protein, with product MTDSTIFGKIIRRELPADIVYEDDELIAFRDIAPQAPVHVLFVPKTPIATLNDLQADQAAIVGKLAHAAAAYAQREGFAQDGYRLVMNCNEHGGQTVFQLHLHLLAGAHLGRFGTPH from the coding sequence ATGACCGACTCCACCATCTTCGGCAAGATCATCCGTCGCGAACTGCCCGCCGACATCGTGTACGAGGACGACGAGCTGATCGCGTTCCGCGACATCGCGCCGCAGGCGCCGGTGCATGTGCTGTTCGTGCCCAAGACGCCGATCGCCACGCTCAACGATCTGCAGGCCGATCAGGCCGCGATCGTCGGCAAACTGGCGCATGCGGCCGCCGCGTATGCGCAGCGCGAAGGGTTCGCGCAGGACGGCTATCGCTTGGTGATGAACTGCAACGAGCACGGCGGGCAGACGGTGTTCCAACTGCATCTGCATTTGCTGGCGGGCGCGCATCTGGGGCGGTTCGGCACGCCGCATTGA
- the dnaX gene encoding DNA polymerase III subunit gamma/tau: MSYLVLARKWRPKRFAELVGQEHVVRALTNALGTGRVHHAFLFTGTRGVGKTTIARIFAKSLNCEHGTSADPCGQCSACLDIDAGRYIDLLEIDAASNTGVDDVREVIDNAQYMPSRGRVKVYLIDEVHMLSKSAFNALLKTLEEPPGHVKFLLATTDPQKLPVTVLSRCLQFNLKRLDEQQISGQMTRILAAEGIGVDESAIRQLAKAADGSLRDGLSLLDQAIAYAGAGGDAPLEGAAVAAMLGSVDRTRVGAVLSALADGEGQRLLDEVATLAEFSPDWGSVLEALGDALHRIQVRQLVPEALVEADGVDVDHLAAQLRPELVQLWYQMSVNGRRDLPLAPSPRAGFEMSVLRMLAFRPSAAGEPASPGPGPSSGGRSEPVRSANAAAQAAAAIREMGTPGREAGSTQSASVHSAPVQAAPKQAPPIHNPARDAAPPSREAMPSREQTDDRPPWALPEQAPARAAPPVSAEPATPAPSRSEPVAPRTAPAFPDSEPAPSVRVSEPRPADAFVAVRDEPLWPEDEPLHDKPPARVAAAAVEAKPEPRVEAKAEPAPIETRAEPMREPVRAPAPTQAAPVQAPIPSEPPRDDMFAAPSASPSAPASISEPITMPARAAATGSSSAGIADDDAWHAIVDASGLRGPARILAEHAGFIGYADGVLNLSLSPDDDHLRAPALVQRVADALATRLGVAPQIRFETVKSGESLHARNQRARDQRQAAAEDMFMNDPDVRRLIEDHGAKVVADSIRPFDDA; the protein is encoded by the coding sequence ATGTCCTATCTCGTCCTCGCCCGCAAATGGCGCCCCAAGCGTTTCGCCGAACTGGTCGGGCAGGAGCACGTGGTACGCGCGCTGACCAATGCGCTCGGCACCGGCCGCGTCCACCACGCCTTCCTGTTCACCGGTACGCGCGGCGTCGGCAAGACCACGATCGCGCGCATCTTCGCCAAGTCGCTGAACTGCGAGCACGGCACCTCGGCCGACCCGTGCGGGCAGTGCAGCGCCTGTCTGGACATCGACGCCGGCCGCTACATCGACCTGCTCGAGATCGACGCCGCCAGCAACACCGGCGTGGACGACGTGCGCGAGGTGATCGACAACGCCCAGTACATGCCCAGCCGCGGACGGGTCAAGGTCTATCTGATCGACGAAGTCCACATGCTGTCGAAGTCGGCGTTCAACGCGCTGCTCAAGACGCTGGAGGAGCCGCCGGGGCACGTCAAATTCCTGCTCGCCACCACCGATCCGCAGAAACTGCCGGTGACGGTGCTGTCGCGCTGCCTGCAGTTCAACCTCAAGCGCCTGGACGAGCAGCAGATCAGCGGGCAGATGACCCGCATCCTCGCCGCCGAGGGCATCGGCGTGGACGAATCGGCGATCCGCCAGTTGGCCAAGGCCGCCGACGGCAGCCTGCGCGACGGTCTGTCGCTGCTCGATCAGGCGATCGCCTACGCCGGCGCGGGCGGCGATGCGCCGCTGGAGGGCGCGGCGGTCGCGGCGATGCTGGGTTCGGTCGACCGCACCCGGGTCGGTGCGGTGCTGTCGGCGTTGGCCGACGGCGAGGGTCAGCGTCTGCTCGATGAGGTCGCGACCCTGGCCGAATTCTCGCCGGACTGGGGCAGCGTGCTCGAGGCGCTCGGCGACGCTTTGCACCGGATCCAGGTGCGGCAGCTGGTGCCCGAGGCCCTGGTCGAGGCCGACGGGGTCGATGTCGATCATCTGGCCGCGCAGCTGCGGCCCGAGCTGGTGCAGCTGTGGTACCAGATGAGCGTCAACGGCCGCCGCGATCTGCCGCTGGCGCCGAGCCCGCGCGCGGGGTTCGAGATGAGCGTGCTGCGCATGCTCGCGTTCCGGCCGAGCGCGGCGGGCGAACCGGCCTCGCCCGGCCCCGGCCCGTCCTCGGGCGGTCGCAGCGAACCGGTGCGGTCGGCCAATGCCGCCGCGCAGGCCGCCGCGGCGATTCGCGAGATGGGCACGCCGGGCCGCGAGGCTGGGTCGACGCAGAGCGCATCGGTCCACAGTGCGCCGGTTCAAGCCGCACCGAAACAGGCGCCACCGATACACAACCCGGCTCGCGACGCCGCGCCGCCGTCGCGCGAGGCGATGCCTTCGCGCGAACAGACCGACGATCGGCCGCCGTGGGCGCTGCCCGAGCAGGCGCCTGCGCGCGCCGCGCCGCCGGTATCCGCCGAACCCGCAACGCCCGCGCCGTCGCGCAGCGAGCCTGTTGCGCCGCGCACTGCGCCGGCTTTCCCGGACAGCGAGCCTGCGCCGTCGGTGCGGGTCAGCGAGCCCAGGCCCGCGGATGCTTTCGTCGCGGTCCGCGACGAGCCGCTGTGGCCGGAAGACGAACCTTTGCACGACAAGCCGCCGGCGCGGGTCGCCGCGGCAGCGGTCGAAGCCAAGCCCGAACCACGGGTCGAAGCGAAGGCCGAACCGGCCCCGATCGAAACCCGGGCCGAGCCGATGCGCGAACCCGTCCGCGCCCCGGCGCCGACGCAAGCCGCACCGGTGCAAGCGCCGATCCCCAGCGAGCCGCCACGCGACGATATGTTCGCCGCGCCGTCCGCGAGCCCGTCCGCACCGGCATCTATCTCCGAGCCGATCACCATGCCCGCGCGCGCTGCGGCGACGGGTTCATCGTCTGCCGGCATCGCCGACGACGACGCCTGGCACGCCATCGTCGATGCCAGCGGCCTGCGCGGCCCGGCCCGGATCCTGGCCGAGCACGCCGGTTTCATCGGCTACGCCGACGGCGTGCTGAACCTGTCGCTCAGCCCCGACGACGACCATCTGCGCGCGCCGGCCCTGGTCCAGCGGGTCGCCGATGCGCTGGCCACGCGCCTGGGCGTGGCGCCGCAGATCCGCTTCGAAACCGTCAAGTCCGGCGAGTCGCTGCACGCGCGCAACCAGCGCGCGCGCGACCAGCGTCAGGCGGCGGCCGAGGACATGTTCATGAACGATCCCGATGTGCGCCGGCTGATCGAGGATCACGGCGCCAAGGTCGTGGCCGACTCGATCCGGCCGTTCGACGACGCCTGA
- a CDS encoding Slp family lipoprotein: MKLRLALLAASVALLSACVSAPKPLQGAFTALTPADAAANDSTGAVVRWGGRIVSVEPQANRTCFEMISTRLTDTGRPYWATDDTGGRFLACRTGFYDPALFETNREVTFTGRISGYETRRIGQYDYRFPQLDAEVVYLWPVRQQVDVIERPAPWPWWGWW; the protein is encoded by the coding sequence ATGAAGCTCCGTCTTGCCTTGTTAGCCGCCAGCGTCGCGCTGCTCAGCGCGTGCGTGAGCGCACCCAAACCGCTGCAGGGCGCGTTCACCGCCCTGACCCCGGCCGACGCCGCCGCCAACGACAGCACCGGCGCGGTGGTGCGCTGGGGCGGCCGCATCGTCTCGGTCGAGCCGCAGGCCAACCGCACCTGCTTCGAAATGATCTCGACCCGCCTGACCGACACCGGCCGTCCGTACTGGGCGACCGACGACACCGGCGGCCGCTTCCTGGCCTGCCGCACCGGTTTCTACGATCCGGCCTTGTTCGAGACCAACCGCGAAGTGACCTTCACCGGCCGCATCTCGGGCTACGAAACGCGGCGCATCGGTCAGTACGACTACCGCTTCCCGCAGCTCGACGCCGAAGTGGTCTATCTGTGGCCGGTGCGGCAACAAGTCGACGTGATCGAACGTCCGGCGCCGTGGCCGTGGTGGGGGTGGTGGTGA
- a CDS encoding YfjI family protein → MNMLTQLTAFPAPDYNFGMLPPLAGAAAKAVCAKTPEACPAMVRTHMLSVLSSAVAPLYVMSPPNWTPIPIGVNTLCIADVGGSKSPVHECMIQPLKDHVRDSFARYEVARTEASAASAEQKFHIKLLKTEIARRLRKQEPAQDLLATLAELHRTATAAPKHRPRLASNLDLESLLDQLDGEYEAVDFLTDEGDKLLSSSLMRHVSDLVDLIDGKSLEFRREKKRHLYASQPRGTFGLLAQSAAIEPFRPRCKRNEYTEHKAVRLGFFARFLVCVAQPSPMGNRYAPAGDDDEALSNLHETLKELYDLHQDNQEAGGIAPIELAFAPDALGYWDELCRITHNLKFGQLAHIADFVSKMLNLTARLAAVLHVWESQTHYVSISCLQRAWALVYWHATQYELVFVPPPPLPQQEADVAAVIEHLKIFRFETDYKEVPTEPIGLLLGIPSNRLRAALLRMEQRDLIELCGGKTTFINCMKMFSRSRNITWR, encoded by the coding sequence ATGAACATGCTTACTCAGCTCACAGCCTTCCCAGCACCCGACTACAACTTTGGCATGCTGCCACCGTTGGCCGGGGCTGCTGCAAAGGCAGTGTGCGCCAAGACCCCAGAAGCCTGCCCCGCCATGGTCCGAACGCACATGCTATCGGTGTTGTCCTCTGCGGTTGCTCCTCTCTACGTAATGTCGCCGCCCAACTGGACGCCCATTCCCATCGGCGTCAACACGCTGTGCATCGCCGATGTTGGTGGAAGTAAGAGCCCGGTACACGAGTGCATGATCCAGCCGCTCAAGGATCACGTTCGAGACAGCTTCGCTCGGTATGAGGTCGCGCGGACCGAAGCGAGCGCCGCGTCGGCCGAGCAAAAGTTCCACATCAAGCTCCTGAAGACCGAGATTGCGCGCCGCCTGCGCAAGCAGGAGCCCGCGCAGGATCTTCTTGCGACACTGGCCGAGCTGCACCGCACGGCCACGGCGGCCCCCAAACACCGTCCGCGCCTCGCGAGCAACCTTGACCTGGAAAGCCTGCTTGACCAGCTGGATGGCGAGTACGAAGCAGTCGATTTCCTTACCGACGAAGGTGACAAGCTGCTGAGCTCCAGCTTGATGCGCCACGTGTCGGATCTGGTTGATCTGATCGACGGAAAATCGCTGGAATTTCGGCGAGAGAAGAAGAGGCATCTCTATGCCAGCCAACCACGTGGCACGTTCGGCTTGCTGGCGCAGTCCGCCGCGATCGAGCCGTTCCGCCCCCGGTGCAAGCGCAATGAGTACACCGAGCACAAGGCCGTCAGGCTCGGCTTCTTCGCGCGTTTCCTCGTCTGCGTCGCCCAGCCGTCGCCTATGGGCAATCGATACGCACCCGCGGGCGACGATGACGAGGCTCTTTCGAATCTCCACGAGACGCTCAAGGAGCTTTACGACCTGCACCAGGACAACCAGGAGGCCGGTGGCATTGCGCCCATCGAACTGGCCTTCGCACCTGACGCGCTGGGCTACTGGGACGAGCTGTGCCGCATCACTCACAATCTCAAGTTCGGACAGCTCGCGCATATCGCCGACTTCGTCTCGAAGATGCTCAACTTGACCGCCCGACTGGCTGCGGTGCTGCATGTATGGGAAAGCCAGACCCACTACGTCTCGATCTCCTGCCTCCAACGTGCCTGGGCGCTTGTCTACTGGCATGCCACCCAGTACGAACTCGTGTTCGTGCCGCCGCCTCCCCTGCCCCAACAGGAGGCCGACGTGGCAGCCGTAATCGAGCACTTGAAGATCTTTCGCTTTGAAACCGACTACAAGGAAGTTCCCACGGAGCCCATTGGCCTGTTGCTTGGCATTCCCAGCAATCGTCTGCGCGCCGCCCTTCTACGCATGGAGCAGCGAGACCTGATCGAGTTGTGCGGCGGCAAGACAACGTTTATCAACTGCATGAAGATGTTCTCGCGATCGCGCAACATTACGTGGCGGTAA
- the recR gene encoding recombination mediator RecR, with protein sequence MSSALLEQLIDAFRVLPGVGQKSAQRMAYHVLERERAGGQRLSNALAEAIEKIGHCVRCRDFSETEVCATCASGSRDAHLLCAVESPADRLAIEQATGYRGLYFILQGRLSPLDGIGPRELGLDRLAARLAEGEVQELIVATNPTVEGEATAHYLAQLARQHQVRPSRLAHGVPLGGELEYVDRGTLSHAFGSRSEMG encoded by the coding sequence ATGAGCAGCGCGCTGCTCGAACAACTGATCGACGCGTTCCGCGTATTGCCGGGCGTCGGCCAGAAATCGGCCCAGCGCATGGCCTATCACGTGCTCGAACGCGAGCGCGCGGGCGGCCAGCGCTTGTCCAACGCCCTGGCCGAGGCGATCGAGAAGATCGGCCATTGCGTGCGCTGCCGGGACTTCAGCGAAACCGAGGTCTGCGCGACCTGCGCCAGTGGTTCGCGCGACGCGCATCTGCTGTGCGCGGTAGAATCGCCGGCCGACCGCCTGGCGATCGAGCAGGCCACCGGTTATCGCGGGCTGTACTTCATCCTGCAGGGCCGGTTGAGCCCGCTCGACGGCATCGGCCCGCGCGAACTGGGCCTGGACCGCCTGGCCGCGCGTCTGGCCGAGGGCGAGGTGCAGGAACTGATCGTCGCGACCAATCCCACCGTCGAAGGCGAGGCCACCGCGCATTACCTGGCCCAGCTCGCGCGCCAGCATCAGGTGCGTCCGAGCCGGCTCGCGCATGGCGTGCCGCTGGGCGGCGAACTCGAATATGTCGATCGCGGCACGCTGTCGCATGCGTTTGGCAGTCGCAGCGAGATGGGGTGA
- a CDS encoding transglutaminaseTgpA domain-containing protein, translating to MTERAPSPPALEPTSRRWALLAGASCLLPLLLQLPLQIALTIAGAGIGVGVLSWRKPLPALLRLVMVLALVGTVLVLTRFAIGRDTGCALLAAMFALKPSETYTLRDARSLIGFALFGPFATFLLDQGPLSLILGLAAALFALATLQRLAEVEARPEPGRAVEPALSPWQRLSAIGRLVGIGLPLALAVFWLFPRLGSPLWGVPERALARPGLSDKMAPGEMVDLMNDETVTLRARFRGATPPTSQMYWRGPVLWNFDGRQWTQPRWFRGLPPAPVRSSRVLWDYDLEVEATDDRQFVALDLPRAAPPNSRLSLDHGIYAEQTLTSLTRWHLQSSPPVNYEPELRETMRRAALALPEGYNPRTLALAQRWRRELGSNDAAIVERAMTMIHREFAYTLTTPLLGRHSVDEFLFDQKAGFCEHFSSSFVVLMRSAGIPARVVTGYAGGYYNRIGDYWLVRRSDAHAWAEVWLQGRGWVRVDPTAAVAPERIYDTLADRAPGASGLFGSIGAVTPLFNLSDWMRRGWNDFVLGFDANRQQRLLQPFGVDRLDSTRLIVLFVLFASVAGLWMIWLSSRGERERDPVLRAWHALGRRYRRLGLEREPHEPALAWAERVGKARPDLAIGLLQLSQHFSDWRYAGGQAGRREARELRNELVRALRVHRPGRTGERR from the coding sequence GTGACCGAGCGCGCACCGTCCCCGCCCGCACTGGAACCGACCTCGCGCCGCTGGGCGCTGCTGGCCGGCGCGAGCTGTCTGTTGCCGCTGCTGTTGCAATTGCCGCTGCAGATCGCCCTGACCATCGCCGGTGCCGGCATCGGCGTGGGCGTGCTGTCGTGGCGCAAACCGTTGCCGGCGCTGTTGCGATTGGTGATGGTGCTGGCGCTGGTCGGCACCGTGCTGGTGCTCACCCGCTTCGCCATCGGCCGCGACACCGGTTGCGCGTTGCTCGCGGCGATGTTCGCGCTCAAGCCGTCGGAGACCTACACCCTGCGCGACGCGCGCAGTCTGATCGGTTTCGCTCTGTTCGGCCCGTTCGCGACCTTCCTGCTCGATCAGGGGCCGTTGTCGCTGATCCTGGGCCTGGCCGCGGCCTTGTTCGCGCTGGCCACCTTGCAACGCCTGGCCGAAGTCGAAGCGCGTCCGGAACCGGGCCGCGCGGTCGAACCGGCGTTGTCGCCGTGGCAACGCCTGAGCGCGATCGGCCGCCTGGTCGGGATCGGCCTGCCGCTGGCGCTGGCGGTGTTCTGGCTGTTCCCGCGCCTGGGCTCGCCGCTGTGGGGCGTGCCCGAACGCGCGCTCGCGCGCCCGGGCCTGTCGGACAAGATGGCGCCGGGCGAGATGGTCGATCTGATGAACGACGAGACCGTCACCCTGCGCGCGCGTTTCCGCGGCGCCACCCCGCCGACCTCGCAGATGTACTGGCGCGGTCCGGTGCTGTGGAATTTCGACGGCCGCCAATGGACTCAGCCGCGCTGGTTCCGCGGCCTGCCGCCGGCGCCGGTGCGTTCGAGCCGGGTGCTGTGGGATTACGACCTGGAAGTCGAGGCCACCGACGACCGTCAGTTCGTCGCCCTCGACCTGCCGCGGGCCGCGCCGCCGAATTCGCGCCTGTCGCTCGATCACGGCATCTATGCCGAGCAGACCCTGACCTCGCTCACTCGCTGGCATCTGCAATCGTCGCCGCCGGTCAATTACGAACCCGAATTGCGCGAAACCATGCGCCGCGCCGCGCTCGCCCTGCCCGAGGGCTACAACCCGCGCACCCTGGCGCTGGCGCAGCGCTGGCGGCGCGAACTGGGCAGTAATGATGCGGCCATCGTCGAACGCGCGATGACGATGATCCACCGCGAGTTCGCCTACACCCTGACCACGCCGCTGCTCGGCCGGCATTCGGTCGACGAGTTCCTGTTCGACCAGAAAGCCGGCTTCTGTGAACACTTCAGCTCTTCGTTCGTGGTGCTGATGCGTTCGGCCGGCATCCCCGCGCGCGTGGTCACCGGGTATGCCGGCGGTTACTACAACCGGATCGGCGACTATTGGCTGGTGCGCCGCTCCGATGCGCATGCCTGGGCCGAGGTCTGGTTGCAAGGCCGCGGCTGGGTGCGGGTCGACCCGACCGCCGCGGTCGCGCCCGAACGCATCTACGACACCCTGGCCGATCGCGCGCCCGGCGCCAGCGGCCTGTTCGGTTCGATCGGCGCGGTCACGCCGCTGTTCAATCTCAGCGACTGGATGCGCCGCGGCTGGAACGACTTCGTGCTCGGCTTCGACGCCAACCGCCAGCAACGGCTGTTGCAGCCGTTCGGCGTGGATCGCCTCGACAGCACCAGGCTGATTGTGCTGTTTGTGTTGTTTGCGAGCGTCGCCGGGCTGTGGATGATTTGGCTCAGCAGCCGCGGCGAGCGCGAGCGCGACCCGGTGCTGCGCGCCTGGCATGCCCTGGGCCGGCGCTACCGCCGGCTGGGCCTGGAGCGCGAACCGCACGAGCCGGCCCTGGCCTGGGCTGAACGTGTCGGAAAGGCGCGTCCGGATTTGGCGATCGGCCTGCTCCAACTTAGCCAACATTTCAGCGATTGGCGGTACGCTGGTGGTCAAGCCGGGCGGCGCGAGGCCCGAGAACTGCGCAACGAACTGGTCCGGGCGCTACGCGTACACCGTCCGGGCCGCACTGGAGAACGTCGATGA